The Phacochoerus africanus isolate WHEZ1 chromosome X, ROS_Pafr_v1, whole genome shotgun sequence genome has a segment encoding these proteins:
- the MID1IP1 gene encoding mid1-interacting protein 1 — protein sequence MMQICDTYNQKHSLFNAMNRFIGAVNNMDQTVMVPSLLRDVPLAEPGLDNDVGVEVGGSGGCLEERTPPAPGPGSANGSFFAPSRDMYSHYVLLKSIRHDIEWGVLHQPQPTGSEEGSAWKSKDILVDLSHLEGADAGEEDLEQQFHYHLRGLHTVLSKLTRKANILTNRYKQEIGFSNWGH from the coding sequence ATGATGCAAATTTGCGACACCTACAACCAGAAGCACTCTCTCTTTAACGCCATGAATCGCTTCATCGGCGCCGTGAACAACATGGACCAGACGGTGATGGTGCCCAGCCTGCTGCGCGACGTGCCCCTGGCCGAGCCCGGGCTGGACAACGACGTCGGCGTGGAGGTAGGCGGCAGTGGCGGCTGCCTGGAGGAGCGCACGCCCCCGGCTCCTGGCCCGGGCAGCGCCAACGGCAGCTTTTTCGCGCCCTCCCGGGACATGTATAGCCACTACGTGCTGCTCAAGTCCATCCGCCACGACATCGAGTGGGGAGTCCTGCACCAGCCGCAGCCAACGGGGAGCGAGGAGGGGAGCGCCTGGAAGTCCAAGGACATCCTGGTGGACCTGAGCCACCTGGAGGGCGCGGACGCCGGCGAGGAGGACCTAGAACAGCAGTTCCACTACCACCTGCGCGGGCTGCACACCGTGCTCTCCAAACTCACGCGCAAGGCCAACATCCTCACCAACAGATACAAGCAGGAAATCGGCTTCAGCAATTGGGGGCACTGA